The Methylomusa anaerophila genome has a segment encoding these proteins:
- a CDS encoding MASE3 domain-containing protein, which translates to MLKIKDILCKGKGHNMNNDAKPGSYPPPQQDSLIKRWIYYLLGTILLLTAGYMGVKNFLLFHALTEGFTIVVSFSIAFIVFNTYQNLKSDFIPIIGIAYAFAGIFDILHTLAYKGMGVFPDDVANLPTQMWVIARYLDSIGMLLAGISIGRIIKPFYVLITYAAASAVILLAVFSWHTFPLAFINGQGLTPFKVYSEYAICLILIASIILLMRHKHRFQPQVYQPLLIFFVFSILTELSFTFYKVVAGWESVIGHIFKIIAFFFLYRAVVVTSLNEPYDRVRNQARDLQEINAALEEEVMERQAAQESLRQMNAELETKVNERTSQLQDINAALEEEIAERQAIQEALLASRDALLDSEAQLKHYAAEMAETNKELKNFANIVAHDFRTPMVNMKGFSRELGYALTELKQIINGEMPHLPEESRRKLDALLEKDVPDALQFIHSSVDRLDRMLAALLKLAREGRREIINTEVDMGKLLNGVLRSFEHQITQKGIQIEVGPLPIIQTDYLAMEQIISNLLDNAIKYMKPDRPGKIAVFCTDNNDEYLFNFQDNGRGMAAEDCEKIFELFRRAGKQDVPGEGMGLTYVRTLIRQMGGKVWCESEPGVGTQIKFTLPKKFFH; encoded by the coding sequence ATGCTTAAAATTAAAGATATTCTATGCAAAGGGAAAGGCCATAACATGAATAATGATGCAAAACCGGGGAGTTATCCGCCGCCTCAACAAGACTCATTAATAAAAAGGTGGATTTATTATTTATTGGGAACCATCTTACTATTGACAGCCGGTTATATGGGTGTGAAAAACTTTTTGTTATTTCATGCTTTAACCGAAGGATTTACTATTGTGGTTAGTTTTTCCATTGCTTTTATTGTTTTTAATACTTACCAGAATCTAAAAAGCGATTTTATACCCATCATTGGAATTGCTTATGCCTTTGCCGGCATTTTTGACATATTACATACCCTTGCTTACAAAGGAATGGGGGTATTTCCGGATGACGTCGCCAACCTGCCGACGCAGATGTGGGTTATTGCCAGATATCTTGACAGTATTGGCATGCTTCTTGCCGGGATTTCTATAGGTAGAATTATCAAGCCTTTTTATGTACTAATTACTTATGCTGCGGCATCTGCCGTTATATTGCTGGCGGTGTTTAGCTGGCATACCTTTCCGCTGGCTTTTATCAACGGACAGGGACTGACCCCTTTTAAAGTATACAGCGAATACGCCATATGCCTTATTCTTATTGCCAGTATCATCTTACTGATGCGGCACAAACACCGGTTTCAGCCGCAAGTGTACCAGCCGCTGCTGATTTTTTTCGTTTTTTCCATCCTTACTGAGCTTTCATTTACTTTTTATAAAGTCGTAGCCGGCTGGGAAAGTGTAATCGGCCACATATTCAAAATAATTGCTTTTTTCTTTTTATACCGGGCGGTAGTAGTGACAAGTTTAAATGAGCCTTACGACCGGGTCCGCAACCAGGCGCGAGACTTACAGGAAATCAACGCGGCCCTAGAGGAGGAGGTTATGGAACGGCAGGCAGCCCAGGAATCACTGCGGCAAATGAATGCCGAGCTGGAGACTAAAGTAAATGAGCGGACCAGCCAATTACAAGATATTAATGCGGCATTGGAAGAGGAAATTGCCGAACGGCAGGCCATCCAGGAAGCACTTCTCGCTAGCCGGGACGCCCTCCTTGACAGTGAAGCCCAACTGAAGCATTACGCTGCTGAAATGGCGGAAACCAATAAGGAACTCAAAAATTTTGCTAATATTGTGGCTCATGATTTCCGTACTCCCATGGTCAATATGAAAGGATTTTCACGGGAACTGGGATATGCTCTGACTGAGTTGAAGCAAATCATTAACGGGGAGATGCCCCACCTACCGGAAGAATCCCGCCGCAAATTAGATGCGTTGCTTGAGAAGGACGTGCCGGACGCGCTGCAATTTATCCATTCCTCAGTGGACAGGCTGGACCGGATGCTTGCCGCCCTCTTAAAGTTGGCCCGGGAAGGCCGACGGGAGATAATTAACACAGAAGTTGACATGGGTAAACTTCTTAACGGGGTTTTACGGTCTTTCGAGCACCAGATTACCCAGAAAGGTATTCAGATAGAAGTCGGGCCGCTGCCCATCATCCAAACCGATTATCTGGCTATGGAGCAAATCATCAGCAATTTGCTGGATAATGCCATAAAATATATGAAACCTGACCGGCCTGGAAAAATCGCTGTATTCTGTACCGATAACAATGATGAATATCTGTTTAACTTTCAGGATAATGGACGTGGTATGGCTGCCGAAGACTGTGAGAAGATATTTGAGCTTTTCCGGCGGGCGGGAAAACAAGACGTGCCCGGAGAAGGTATGGGGTTAACCTATGTCAGGACGCTAATCCGTCAAATGGGTGGTAAGGTATGGTGCGAATCAGAACCGGGTGTTGGGACCCAAATAAAATTTACTTTACCGAAAAAGTTTTTTCATTAA
- a CDS encoding SagB/ThcOx family dehydrogenase: MTAGIGKEFMERTKYKNMEPADQIRGLPHPPVELDFSIQGSTISLPLPAQIPDDALTATQAMYQRKSVRQYSDKPLTLDELSYLLWCTQGVKSVEAHLVTMRTVPSAGARHAFETYILINRVEGLQPGLYRFLAVDHELAPVKLSEDISDLITDACLKQKFVKASAVTFIWTAAMYRMTYRYGQRGYRYVHLDAGHVCQNLYLSAEVIRSGVCAIAAFDDDKLNGILDIDGENQFAVYVAAVGKKVE, translated from the coding sequence ATGACTGCAGGAATAGGCAAGGAGTTCATGGAGAGAACCAAATATAAGAATATGGAGCCCGCCGACCAGATTCGGGGTTTGCCTCATCCACCGGTTGAACTGGACTTTAGTATACAAGGCAGTACTATTTCGTTGCCTTTGCCGGCCCAAATACCGGATGATGCCTTGACGGCCACTCAGGCTATGTATCAAAGGAAAAGTGTGCGGCAGTATTCTGACAAACCGCTCACTCTGGACGAATTATCGTATCTTTTATGGTGTACTCAGGGAGTTAAGTCCGTGGAGGCGCATTTGGTTACGATGAGAACGGTACCGTCAGCAGGTGCGCGCCATGCTTTCGAGACGTACATATTGATTAACCGGGTAGAAGGCTTGCAACCGGGATTATACCGTTTTTTGGCGGTAGACCATGAGCTCGCACCTGTAAAACTGTCTGAGGATATTAGCGACTTAATTACTGATGCCTGCTTGAAGCAAAAGTTTGTCAAAGCCAGTGCGGTCACCTTTATTTGGACGGCTGCCATGTATCGCATGACATATCGCTATGGACAAAGGGGATACAGGTACGTACATTTGGATGCGGGGCATGTGTGTCAGAATCTATATTTGTCAGCCGAGGTAATCCGCAGTGGCGTATGCGCCATAGCTGCCTTTGACGATGACAAGCTAAACGGCATTTTAGATATTGATGGTGAAAACCAGTTTGCCGTTTATGTTGCTGCTGTTGGTAAAAAGGTAGAGTGA
- a CDS encoding HD domain-containing protein: MSGIDISSIYEWFTNYVKLYYSTNADIQQHMRLKEDHTLRVAGYCRELAEHLGLNRSERDLAEAIGIFHDIGRFKQYTLYHTFSDHQSEDHARLGLNEIAGLTLLDGLSGQERDCLEFAVGCHNAVKIPEGATRSHRLYASIIRDADKLDIYHVLADALTAPSGEDYTPSLLASMLAGRQANYIDVKTREDAKLVRLSWIYDINYLWTLEQVLAKKYVEAILEHLAPTEETRQIERKLRSYIAEKLRAAGESSGKKQL; this comes from the coding sequence ATGAGTGGTATTGATATAAGCAGCATTTATGAATGGTTTACCAATTACGTAAAGTTGTATTACTCAACCAATGCGGATATTCAGCAGCATATGCGTTTGAAGGAAGATCATACATTGCGGGTTGCCGGTTACTGCCGCGAACTTGCCGAGCATTTGGGGCTGAACCGGAGTGAGCGGGATTTGGCGGAAGCAATAGGAATCTTTCATGATATCGGCAGGTTTAAACAATACACCTTATACCACACTTTCAGCGATCACCAGTCAGAAGATCATGCCCGGCTGGGGCTAAATGAAATCGCCGGGCTGACTTTACTAGACGGGCTTTCCGGTCAGGAACGGGATTGCTTGGAGTTTGCCGTAGGCTGCCATAACGCTGTGAAAATTCCGGAAGGAGCGACACGTTCCCACCGTTTGTATGCATCCATCATCCGGGATGCTGATAAACTTGACATATACCACGTGCTGGCGGATGCTCTGACTGCGCCTTCGGGAGAAGACTACACGCCGAGTTTGCTTGCCAGCATGCTGGCCGGACGGCAGGCAAATTATATTGATGTTAAGACCAGGGAAGACGCAAAACTGGTCAGGCTTTCGTGGATTTATGATATCAATTACCTTTGGACGCTGGAACAAGTTTTGGCCAAGAAGTATGTGGAAGCCATATTGGAGCATCTGGCGCCAACAGAAGAAACCAGGCAGATAGAACGAAAATTAAGATCCTATATTGCGGAGAAATTGAGGGCGGCAGGCGAATCTTCAGGCAAGAAGCA
- a CDS encoding AAA family ATPase has protein sequence MRPLTLKIAGLHSFREEQEVQFDKLSELGVFGIFGPTGSGKSTILDAITLALYGVVVRAGRRTQGILNHGENHLKVAFTFALQSGQTPKVYRVERRYGRKDQLAVTNTYSRLTEILADGSETVAADKDREVTEQITALLGLKEEDFTRAVVLPQGKFAEFLNLSGKERREMLQRLFSLEQYGHILTNRVNERFKAVETGYIEADSEQKGLGDASPQAVAAAESALIAARQAEVKCAGILAAVQVRHAAAEKIHSLQAELRIKEQELQDHRSREGEIAHINKKLELSAKAGSVMPAALQYKEILAEERAACSFKEQAIANIKALAAEIRQLGDNYEQARQTRIEAEPKLVEQKAGLEAALRLEPDIVQLEGEVNKLGYDFGRKKRAYEQHVQEINILSARKDEITNQIQQGEAGLIELTVPAEYRQLVQAGREKAAEAARNIEVLEQSRLALTRRRQDCQRAVKDKALAGEKMERISNLLREKESEAERIQKDCPAGEEALVEQELRLAGWGNLVGQLLDRTGEAEAESSLVQQIDRELNENRQRQTYLEEEKQKATHHLQLLQRELELQVATDNLAVAARLAEGLKEGEPCPVCGSVHHPQPAAISDAAATAADRPELEQDIAAMQSRVDAINDNLAETGNRIIALATKHDLVAAKLKTLQDTLLALTGKLTAELCLAGEYTLQQLRSQVEAARKQLTYSRGLLKEWKAKSAQVQELISELRDTLAKTAAEMAVAGQRVEMTQSELALAEGELEKIRQELSHSVTDLAAALRQLGVDISPAEDARQVIRQMAAISESVSRRDKTAEELQMKIAALRKTGEDCQTKLDQLHKEASFCQSGLAALTAQRKAAEDNLAARKKELGQITQGIPVNELIAKVSQELAIVRQNEATAQETFERAQELYSEGEQSKVRAETRWLDISRRLKDSDNTLQAKLAAEGFIELAAAEAAFLPPAAAEECNRQVQEYLRAEQKLLAQREQIVRNLAGRRLTVGEWESLGQELQAAMDGKNAATERRVEADKEYKDLAIRNLRWAELEKSRVRLKDQLDCLQTLKNLLRGNVFVEFLAQEQMEMVARQASERLKEITRNRYALELASDGGFLIRDDANGGVKRPVATLSGGETFQTSLALALALSTHIQLKGKYPLEFFFLDEGFGSLDQNALDVAISTLERLHMERMTIGIISHIAELQQRMQRRLMVEPAETAGHGTWVRIETA, from the coding sequence ATGAGGCCGCTCACATTGAAAATTGCCGGCCTGCACAGCTTTCGCGAAGAACAGGAGGTTCAGTTCGACAAATTGTCGGAACTGGGGGTTTTCGGCATATTCGGGCCGACAGGCAGCGGCAAGTCCACCATATTGGACGCTATAACGCTTGCTTTATACGGGGTGGTTGTCAGGGCCGGCCGCCGGACGCAAGGCATATTGAATCATGGCGAAAATCATCTCAAAGTCGCATTCACCTTTGCTTTACAGTCGGGCCAAACACCTAAGGTATATCGCGTGGAGCGGCGCTATGGCCGCAAGGATCAACTGGCCGTGACCAATACCTATAGCCGCCTTACGGAGATACTGGCTGACGGGAGCGAGACTGTCGCCGCCGATAAGGACAGGGAGGTCACGGAGCAGATAACCGCTCTCCTGGGGCTTAAAGAGGAGGATTTCACCCGGGCGGTGGTTTTGCCGCAGGGAAAGTTCGCCGAGTTTTTAAACTTAAGCGGCAAGGAACGGCGGGAAATGCTGCAGCGGCTGTTTTCGTTGGAGCAGTATGGCCATATTTTGACCAATCGGGTCAATGAACGGTTCAAAGCCGTTGAAACCGGCTATATTGAAGCCGATAGCGAGCAAAAAGGCTTGGGAGACGCATCGCCCCAGGCGGTGGCGGCTGCCGAAAGTGCTCTTATTGCGGCTAGACAGGCGGAAGTTAAATGCGCCGGCATACTGGCGGCGGTGCAGGTGCGGCATGCGGCAGCGGAAAAAATACATTCTTTGCAGGCAGAACTCCGGATTAAGGAGCAAGAACTTCAAGATCATCGTTCCCGAGAAGGGGAAATTGCGCACATTAACAAAAAGCTCGAGCTGTCAGCCAAGGCCGGTTCGGTTATGCCGGCAGCCCTGCAATATAAGGAGATACTGGCCGAGGAAAGAGCAGCCTGCAGTTTTAAGGAACAGGCCATCGCCAATATCAAGGCGTTAGCGGCAGAAATCCGGCAATTGGGAGACAACTACGAACAAGCCCGGCAAACCAGAATAGAGGCTGAGCCTAAGCTGGTGGAACAAAAAGCCGGGCTGGAGGCAGCGCTGCGTCTGGAACCGGATATAGTTCAGCTTGAGGGGGAAGTAAATAAGCTAGGGTACGATTTTGGCCGGAAAAAAAGGGCTTATGAGCAACACGTGCAGGAAATTAATATTCTTTCAGCGCGAAAGGACGAGATCACCAATCAGATACAGCAGGGAGAAGCCGGGTTAATCGAATTAACTGTGCCGGCGGAATATCGGCAACTTGTTCAAGCGGGTCGCGAAAAGGCGGCGGAAGCAGCGCGCAATATAGAAGTGCTTGAGCAGTCCCGGCTGGCTTTAACCCGGCGCCGGCAAGATTGTCAGCGAGCTGTGAAAGACAAAGCCCTTGCCGGCGAAAAGATGGAGCGAATTTCCAATCTCCTGCGCGAGAAGGAATCAGAGGCGGAAAGGATTCAGAAGGATTGTCCGGCTGGGGAGGAGGCTTTGGTTGAGCAGGAACTGCGCCTTGCCGGGTGGGGTAATCTGGTTGGCCAGTTATTGGACCGGACTGGGGAGGCTGAGGCTGAAAGCAGTCTGGTGCAACAAATAGACCGCGAGTTAAATGAAAATCGCCAGCGCCAAACTTACTTAGAGGAAGAAAAACAGAAAGCTACCCATCACCTGCAATTGCTGCAAAGGGAGCTGGAGTTGCAAGTGGCTACTGACAATTTGGCAGTGGCTGCCCGTCTGGCCGAAGGGCTGAAGGAAGGTGAGCCATGTCCGGTGTGCGGCTCCGTTCACCATCCGCAGCCGGCGGCGATATCAGATGCGGCAGCTACCGCTGCCGACAGGCCGGAACTGGAACAGGATATCGCCGCTATGCAGTCCCGCGTTGATGCAATCAACGATAATCTGGCTGAAACCGGCAACAGAATTATTGCTTTGGCGACCAAGCATGACTTGGTGGCGGCTAAGCTAAAGACCTTGCAAGATACGCTGCTGGCACTGACGGGAAAGCTGACAGCCGAATTATGTCTTGCGGGAGAATATACTTTACAACAGCTTCGTTCCCAAGTTGAGGCCGCCAGGAAGCAGCTTACTTACTCCAGAGGCCTGTTAAAAGAATGGAAAGCCAAAAGCGCTCAAGTACAAGAGCTTATAAGCGAATTGCGGGACACATTGGCCAAAACCGCAGCTGAGATGGCAGTAGCCGGACAGCGGGTGGAGATGACCCAGTCGGAGCTGGCTCTGGCCGAAGGAGAATTGGAAAAGATCCGGCAGGAATTAAGCCATTCGGTAACCGATCTTGCGGCCGCTTTACGCCAACTTGGCGTCGATATTTCACCGGCAGAAGATGCCCGTCAGGTAATAAGGCAGATGGCGGCGATTAGCGAATCCGTCTCCCGCCGGGATAAAACGGCGGAAGAATTGCAAATGAAAATAGCCGCTTTACGAAAAACCGGCGAAGATTGTCAGACAAAATTGGATCAGTTGCATAAAGAAGCTTCCTTCTGTCAGTCCGGCCTGGCGGCGCTAACGGCTCAGCGTAAGGCGGCAGAAGATAATCTTGCGGCCAGGAAGAAGGAACTTGGACAGATAACCCAGGGGATTCCGGTCAATGAACTAATTGCCAAAGTCAGTCAGGAACTGGCAATAGTCCGGCAGAATGAAGCCACAGCCCAAGAAACTTTTGAGCGGGCCCAAGAACTTTATAGCGAAGGGGAACAGTCCAAAGTCCGGGCCGAGACTCGCTGGCTGGATATTAGCCGCAGGCTGAAAGACAGTGATAATACATTGCAAGCGAAATTGGCGGCGGAAGGGTTTATTGAGCTGGCTGCGGCCGAGGCAGCTTTTCTGCCGCCGGCCGCAGCGGAAGAATGCAACCGGCAAGTGCAAGAATATCTTAGGGCTGAGCAAAAGCTGCTGGCACAACGGGAGCAAATTGTACGGAATCTTGCCGGTCGCCGGCTGACTGTTGGGGAATGGGAAAGTCTGGGGCAGGAGCTGCAGGCGGCAATGGACGGCAAAAACGCGGCGACAGAGCGGCGGGTAGAAGCGGATAAGGAATATAAAGACCTGGCAATCCGGAACCTGCGCTGGGCTGAACTGGAGAAATCCCGGGTGAGGTTGAAGGATCAGCTGGACTGTTTGCAAACATTAAAGAACCTCTTGCGCGGCAATGTGTTTGTCGAATTTTTAGCGCAAGAACAGATGGAAATGGTTGCCCGGCAAGCGTCTGAGCGGCTCAAGGAGATTACCCGGAACCGCTATGCTTTAGAACTGGCGTCAGACGGCGGTTTTCTCATTCGGGACGACGCCAACGGCGGGGTTAAACGGCCTGTAGCCACCCTCTCCGGCGGGGAGACCTTTCAGACTTCGCTGGCGCTGGCCCTGGCGTTGTCCACCCACATTCAGCTTAAGGGGAAATACCCGCTGGAATTTTTCTTCCTTGATGAAGGTTTCGGTTCACTGGATCAAAACGCGCTGGATGTGGCCATATCGACGCTGGAAAGATTGCACATGGAACGGATGACCATCGGTATCATCAGTCATATAGCCGAATTGCAGCAGCGGATGCAGCGCCGGCTTATGGTTGAGCCGGCCGAAACAGCCGGTCACGGGACGTGGGTTCGAATCGAGACAGCATGA
- a CDS encoding ATP-binding protein, with product MAEDINEVGVLTRPSLCCDLALSPEKLEWELRNHFLLKDHCHIDVIGGQCLLSARDNQYPRDLISYKIHGAENCFHWLLNKSLVNEYCKQKAFLLTPDWLENWPIFLQNLWQTDLDAARDAFRASYEKLVLLDTGIYEHTASQLKEMGDYLNLPYDRVPVGLDFLRLSLSGIVQEHRWAERENEYMASLAGANLQATDYAMVLELMGKLTESTSFEIVVNNILDICGTLFNAKKLCYLPLSCLDGKNDSAITIPHFTPNPEKLSWYRHNLERPITWNKAGSGFMVTVRHSNEILGILDIDELAYPEQAKQYIKMALTLIQVFALAVYNAQSYETNKQTEEQLATETERLFVILQSIGEGLIATDSMNHIMFMNPSAEGLTGYSSAEVANKPFGSIFRLIDETTGQCSDRLIRDILAHDHMVEIDANKVLIDKHGVAHNITGSISPIYDKQDHYDGMVVVVKDVTAQKQFQKELARLDRLNLIGEMAASIGHEVRNPLTTVRGFLQVIKKKDSEGHLQNYCDLMIDEIDRANSIITDFLSLAKNKTVTLEKHNLNSVIRSLLPLIEADFLLGNKSVESSLEDIPALLLDEKEIRQLILNLARNGLEAMSPGGKLTISTRTTDTQVVLSVKDQGKGIPFDLIDKLGTPFFTTKDNGTGLGLAVCYSVAARHGASIDIETGPAGTQFNVVFKK from the coding sequence TTGGCTGAAGATATTAATGAAGTGGGGGTACTGACACGCCCCTCTTTGTGCTGCGATCTTGCGTTAAGTCCGGAAAAACTGGAATGGGAGTTACGCAATCATTTCCTTTTAAAAGATCACTGCCATATTGATGTTATTGGCGGACAATGCTTGCTCTCAGCCCGTGACAACCAATACCCCAGAGATCTGATCAGCTATAAAATTCACGGTGCGGAAAACTGCTTTCATTGGCTGTTAAACAAATCTTTGGTTAACGAGTACTGTAAGCAAAAAGCCTTCCTCCTCACGCCGGACTGGCTGGAAAATTGGCCGATTTTCCTGCAAAATCTCTGGCAAACCGATCTTGATGCTGCCCGTGATGCTTTTCGCGCTTCTTATGAAAAGCTTGTCCTCCTGGATACCGGCATATATGAACACACTGCGAGCCAACTTAAGGAAATGGGAGACTATTTAAATCTCCCTTATGACCGTGTGCCTGTCGGCCTCGATTTCCTTCGCTTGTCCTTATCCGGTATTGTCCAAGAGCATCGGTGGGCCGAACGGGAAAATGAGTATATGGCCTCATTAGCAGGCGCCAATCTGCAAGCTACCGACTATGCCATGGTATTGGAACTGATGGGTAAGCTTACGGAATCCACTTCCTTTGAGATAGTTGTGAACAATATTCTGGATATATGCGGCACCTTGTTTAATGCCAAAAAACTTTGCTACTTGCCTTTATCTTGTTTAGACGGAAAGAATGACAGCGCTATTACCATTCCCCACTTTACCCCTAATCCGGAAAAACTTAGCTGGTATCGGCATAACCTGGAACGTCCGATCACCTGGAACAAAGCCGGCAGCGGTTTTATGGTAACAGTACGCCATTCTAATGAAATATTGGGGATTCTCGATATCGATGAATTGGCGTACCCTGAACAGGCCAAACAGTATATCAAAATGGCTCTCACGTTAATCCAGGTTTTTGCTCTGGCAGTGTACAATGCCCAATCTTATGAAACTAACAAACAGACCGAAGAACAATTGGCAACGGAAACGGAACGCCTGTTTGTTATCTTGCAAAGCATTGGTGAAGGTTTGATCGCAACTGACAGTATGAACCATATTATGTTTATGAACCCCTCAGCCGAAGGCCTTACCGGCTATTCGTCCGCCGAAGTCGCCAACAAGCCGTTTGGTTCCATATTTCGTCTTATCGACGAAACAACGGGCCAATGCAGCGACCGCCTAATCAGAGATATCCTTGCCCACGACCATATGGTTGAAATAGACGCAAACAAGGTTCTTATCGACAAGCACGGGGTTGCCCACAATATCACCGGCAGCATATCACCGATTTACGATAAACAAGACCATTATGACGGCATGGTGGTAGTAGTCAAAGACGTTACTGCCCAAAAGCAATTTCAGAAGGAACTGGCCCGGCTGGACCGCCTTAACCTCATTGGCGAGATGGCGGCAAGTATTGGTCACGAAGTCCGGAATCCTTTAACCACTGTCAGAGGTTTTTTGCAAGTAATAAAAAAGAAGGACAGCGAAGGGCATCTCCAGAATTATTGCGACTTGATGATCGATGAAATTGACCGGGCAAACTCTATTATTACCGATTTCTTATCGTTGGCCAAAAATAAAACGGTGACATTGGAAAAGCATAACTTGAATTCGGTTATTCGCTCATTATTGCCGCTGATCGAAGCCGATTTCCTGCTGGGTAACAAATCGGTGGAATCATCCTTAGAGGATATCCCCGCCCTTTTATTAGATGAAAAAGAGATTCGCCAGCTCATCTTAAATCTGGCCCGCAACGGCCTTGAAGCCATGTCGCCGGGCGGCAAGCTTACCATTAGTACCCGCACTACGGATACGCAGGTGGTTTTGTCGGTGAAAGACCAGGGTAAAGGAATTCCCTTTGATCTGATTGACAAACTGGGCACACCCTTTTTCACCACCAAGGATAACGGCACCGGTTTAGGCCTGGCGGTTTGCTACAGTGTAGCCGCCCGCCACGGCGCTTCCATCGATATTGAAACAGGACCAGCCGGCACACAATTTAACGTGGTCTTTAAGAAATAG
- a CDS encoding metallophosphoesterase family protein: MRILHTADWHFGKTIEGRDRGPEQEAFVEELCAICLDEAIDLVLVAGDVFQSPNPSAAAEELFYYAMDRLVDYGRRGVVVIAGNHDNPERIRASSPLADKLGITLVGLPKDMLYSSRPAAGDKVRRINGGQAWLELVVPGVEHAAVIAALPYPSEGRLKELLTDSLEDRDLRLEYNERITALLRHIGGNYRRDTVNLAMSHLFVRGGIESDSEYQIQVGGTYAVDPAVFPANVQYAALGHLHRPQYVGGSAAPIRYAGSPLAYSFSEAGYSKSVTVVNVLPGQAADIREIFLASGRSLVKWRADRGLGQVRDWVAAGRDQNAWIDLEIRLSMPLTMADIQELRGLHPGFVNIRPVMVASDSDEGARRDRIEGLPIDQLFIRFYEQATGGAKPDDKLVELFLELSQNNPEDTAVEAEVKSNGEGLL; the protein is encoded by the coding sequence ATGAGGATTTTACATACTGCCGATTGGCACTTCGGCAAGACGATAGAAGGCCGGGACAGGGGTCCGGAACAGGAAGCTTTTGTGGAGGAGTTATGCGCAATTTGTCTTGACGAAGCTATTGATCTGGTGCTGGTGGCGGGGGACGTATTCCAAAGTCCCAATCCCAGCGCGGCAGCGGAGGAACTGTTTTATTACGCAATGGACCGCTTAGTGGATTACGGCCGCCGGGGGGTGGTGGTGATTGCTGGCAACCATGATAATCCGGAGCGTATCAGAGCTTCTTCGCCGCTGGCTGATAAGCTGGGCATTACCCTGGTAGGACTGCCGAAAGATATGCTTTATTCCTCCCGGCCGGCTGCCGGTGATAAAGTCCGGCGGATAAACGGCGGACAGGCCTGGCTGGAATTGGTTGTGCCGGGAGTGGAGCATGCGGCGGTTATTGCCGCTCTGCCATATCCGTCGGAAGGAAGATTGAAGGAACTGCTTACCGATTCCCTGGAAGACAGAGACCTCCGGCTGGAATATAATGAGCGAATTACAGCCTTACTGCGCCATATCGGCGGTAATTACCGCCGGGACACGGTCAATTTGGCTATGAGTCATTTATTTGTCCGCGGGGGGATTGAATCAGATTCCGAATACCAGATACAGGTTGGCGGGACATACGCTGTTGATCCGGCAGTATTTCCTGCCAACGTGCAATACGCAGCTCTGGGGCACTTGCACCGTCCTCAGTATGTCGGCGGGTCAGCTGCACCCATTCGTTATGCCGGTTCACCCTTGGCGTATAGTTTCTCGGAAGCAGGTTACAGCAAATCGGTTACTGTCGTAAACGTTTTGCCGGGACAAGCCGCCGACATACGGGAGATATTCCTGGCGTCAGGCCGGTCGCTGGTCAAATGGCGGGCCGACCGGGGACTGGGCCAGGTGCGGGATTGGGTTGCCGCCGGACGGGACCAAAATGCCTGGATTGATTTGGAAATTAGGCTTAGCATGCCGCTAACCATGGCGGATATTCAGGAACTTCGCGGCTTGCATCCCGGCTTTGTCAATATCCGGCCGGTGATGGTTGCGTCAGATAGTGACGAAGGCGCCCGGCGGGATAGGATAGAGGGATTGCCGATTGATCAGCTTTTTATTCGTTTTTATGAACAGGCCACAGGCGGGGCCAAACCTGACGATAAGTTGGTGGAGCTGTTTTTGGAACTGAGCCAGAACAATCCGGAAGACACGGCGGTTGAGGCTGAGGTAAAATCTAACGGGGAGGGACTATTATGA